The following nucleotide sequence is from Chitinispirillales bacterium ANBcel5.
ATTCCGAATAAATTCAACTGTTATAAAGAGTGTATAGGTTCCGGCAGAATCGTAGGTAAGGGTTAGCGGTAGCTTACCCTCCCACTCATCGGTGCTAAGAGAATCTGTAATTAGTTTCTCTCTTGAGTCACCAAAATCTATTGTGATATTCTCTATGTACTCACCTCCCACCAGATCCATTACAACCTCAAACGGTTCACCGACAACGATGCGGCTATCTTCATCATGGAGGTATAAATCCAGTGATGCACGTTCGATGGGATCTTCAGGATGTTCACAGGCGCTGCCAAAGAGGATAAGTGAGTATAGGATAAACAACAGGTATTTTTTCATGGGGTGACTCCAGAAGCTAAATCTTTTTAAAATATAGTTCAGTTAATATACTATTTACGCTTTCATATGAACAGCTTAGTAAACATATGATCGTGAACGCTTTCCCGAAGATTACTGTTACTTTTTTCTTCCTGCTAATCCCTTTACACCCTACTGTTCAGTTCTTCTCCCAAATACCGCTTCATCTCCTTAAGCAGATGTGACTGATCAAAGTATCCCAGATCAAATGAAATATCGAGTGTGGGGAGGCCAGAGTTTAAATATTTGAGTGCGTTTTGAAACCGCACGATTCTAAGGAAGTTTTTGGTTGATAGTCCCACATTTTCGTTGAACAGACGCGAGATGTGACGCTCAGAGAGTCCATGGTAGAAGGACAGATCTTTAACGCTGATACAACCTTTGCTGAACAGTGAATGCTCAAGCAGAGTAGAAAATTGTCCTTTTTTCTGATAGGAGCTAAAAAAGCGAATCAGTTCCCTGTCTATGATTTGTACTGCTTCACCGGGAGAATCAGCATTAAGAACCCTGTCTGCCATATCCCTTATTACCACAGAAGAATACCGGGTTTCAAATCCGTTATTAAGGTAAACTGAAGCCTTGTCTTCCAAGAGATGAACGATTGATCCGGGGTGAAAACGGATGCCCAGAAACGAAATAGTGCCGTTTAGATAAAGGCGCGCGGTTTCTTTAGATATTCCCGAGATAAATGAAAGCTTGTTCTCAAGGTCAAAAATAATATCGATGCAACCATCCGGGAGAATCCGGTGGGGCAGGTTTGCCACCGGACCCTTAGAGGTAACACTCCAGTAACACACCACAAACTCTGACAGGCAGCTAAAGGGAGCATATTCACTGTACTTAACACGCGAATCGGGAGAGGAGCTTTTAAAGTATTGAATCGGTTTATACATAAAGTGCACATA
It contains:
- a CDS encoding helix-turn-helix domain-containing protein encodes the protein MYKPIQYFKSSSPDSRVKYSEYAPFSCLSEFVVCYWSVTSKGPVANLPHRILPDGCIDIIFDLENKLSFISGISKETARLYLNGTISFLGIRFHPGSIVHLLEDKASVYLNNGFETRYSSVVIRDMADRVLNADSPGEAVQIIDRELIRFFSSYQKKGQFSTLLEHSLFSKGCISVKDLSFYHGLSERHISRLFNENVGLSTKNFLRIVRFQNALKYLNSGLPTLDISFDLGYFDQSHLLKEMKRYLGEELNSRV